One genomic segment of Alicycliphilus denitrificans K601 includes these proteins:
- a CDS encoding HAD family hydrolase, whose amino-acid sequence MTYEAILFDCDGVLVDSEPITNGVLCEMLNEAGWLLAPEECMRLFIGKTVRSETARIEARTGRPLTDAWMAEFYARRNARLQAELVAIANAPEAVRAVHARLGGRIACASGADRQKVEMQLAQVGLAPLFAGRVFSGHEMPATKPAPDVYLAAAAAVGVPPARCLVVEDTVTGVMAGVAAGATVVGYSTGDAGHGSPGALRAAGAARIIADMAELPALLG is encoded by the coding sequence ATGACATACGAAGCCATTCTGTTCGACTGCGACGGCGTGCTGGTGGACAGCGAGCCCATCACCAACGGCGTGCTCTGCGAGATGCTCAACGAGGCCGGCTGGCTGCTGGCCCCCGAGGAATGCATGCGCCTGTTCATCGGCAAGACCGTGCGCAGCGAAACCGCGCGCATCGAGGCCCGGACCGGCCGCCCGCTCACCGATGCCTGGATGGCCGAGTTCTACGCGCGCCGCAACGCGCGCCTGCAGGCCGAGCTGGTGGCGATCGCGAACGCGCCCGAGGCCGTGCGCGCCGTGCATGCGCGGCTTGGCGGGCGCATCGCCTGCGCTTCCGGGGCAGACCGGCAGAAGGTGGAGATGCAGCTCGCACAGGTGGGGCTGGCTCCGCTGTTCGCGGGCCGCGTCTTCAGCGGCCACGAGATGCCGGCGACCAAGCCCGCGCCCGACGTGTACCTGGCCGCCGCGGCCGCCGTGGGCGTGCCGCCCGCGCGCTGCCTGGTGGTGGAGGACACGGTCACCGGCGTCATGGCCGGCGTGGCCGCCGGCGCCACCGTGGTGGGCTACAGCACCGGCGACGCGGGCCACGGCTCGCCCGGGGCGCTGCGCGCGGCGGGGGCCGCGCGGATCATCGCGGACATGGCGGAACTGCCCGCGCTGCTGGGCTGA
- a CDS encoding sensor domain-containing diguanylate cyclase, with protein MKMLSAVLHQRMRPRAWWLLPAVALLLGGIGWGVYAIYQKREQRYRHQIESSLQAVNQLQLRAASDWRARRQSEAVALSQDSLFAQAVARWRAAGSPDGEVLLRERLRILVEQQRYTAAYLVDAQGRLLLDSEGVATGGLPGPEQEALQRALAQAQPEIVELHRDPSFAFPVLGLLAPLFDGSTPLGAVWLVIDARTALFPLLETWPDHSSTTESVLVQREGDAVVTLSPLRLRSEEREPLRLPLAEGGRDPMALAAEGVRGAFYASDYRGQDVLAVASAAPDAPWLLVSKIDVAEAFTDAQRREWLMLSLFVSLGLLSLGSAVVFWQWRAWRRERALKGELERNLRWLENAQKAASVGYFLYDAGDEAFIMSRMASTIFGLPADGRMTLRQWVSMLHPDERAQTLQIHGRAMAQRTLLRTQYRIRRAGDAQERWIEVWGEYSQASDAEPLLMTGTVQDITERKQTEEQLTRYRTALEAQVRLDPLTQVANRLALDEAVTHEWSRALREGAALALLMIDVDHFKAYNDYYGHVAGDQCLQRVTVALSSVLGRAGDLLARYGGEEFAVLLPGADAPSALSVALRLEEAVRALALEHRGSECCGNVTVSMGVASLQPAQYAGGDGQARAGVDAAQALFQQADAALYTAKQTGRNRVVLYGADCMAALHPSEWAPLTPARFQ; from the coding sequence ATGAAGATGCTTTCCGCCGTGCTCCACCAGCGCATGCGCCCGCGCGCATGGTGGCTGCTGCCGGCAGTGGCCCTGCTGCTGGGCGGCATCGGCTGGGGCGTGTACGCCATCTACCAGAAGCGCGAGCAGCGCTACCGCCACCAGATCGAGAGCAGCCTGCAGGCCGTCAACCAGCTGCAGTTGCGCGCCGCCTCGGACTGGCGCGCGCGGCGCCAGTCCGAGGCGGTCGCACTGTCGCAGGACAGCCTTTTCGCGCAGGCCGTGGCGCGCTGGCGCGCCGCGGGCTCGCCCGACGGCGAGGTTTTGCTGCGCGAGCGCCTGCGCATCCTCGTCGAGCAGCAGCGCTACACGGCCGCATACCTGGTGGACGCGCAAGGGCGGCTGCTGCTCGATTCCGAGGGCGTGGCCACGGGGGGGCTGCCGGGGCCCGAGCAGGAGGCGCTGCAGCGCGCGCTGGCGCAGGCGCAGCCGGAAATCGTGGAGCTGCACCGCGACCCGTCCTTCGCCTTTCCCGTGCTGGGGCTGCTGGCGCCGCTGTTCGACGGCAGCACGCCGCTGGGTGCCGTGTGGCTGGTGATCGATGCACGCACCGCCCTGTTCCCGCTGCTGGAGACCTGGCCGGACCACAGCAGCACGACCGAGTCGGTGCTGGTGCAGCGCGAGGGCGATGCCGTCGTAACCCTGAGCCCGCTGCGCCTGCGCAGCGAGGAGCGGGAGCCGCTGCGCCTGCCGCTGGCCGAGGGCGGCCGCGACCCCATGGCGCTGGCCGCCGAGGGCGTGCGCGGCGCCTTCTACGCCAGCGACTACCGGGGGCAGGACGTCCTGGCCGTGGCCAGCGCCGCGCCCGACGCGCCGTGGCTGCTGGTCTCCAAGATCGATGTGGCCGAGGCCTTCACCGATGCCCAGCGCCGCGAATGGTTGATGCTCAGCCTGTTCGTCAGCCTGGGGCTGCTGTCTCTGGGCAGCGCCGTCGTGTTCTGGCAATGGCGCGCCTGGCGGCGCGAGCGCGCGCTCAAGGGGGAACTGGAGCGCAACCTGCGCTGGCTGGAGAACGCCCAGAAGGCGGCCTCGGTGGGCTACTTCCTCTACGACGCGGGGGACGAGGCCTTCATCATGTCGCGCATGGCCAGCACCATCTTCGGCCTGCCGGCCGATGGGCGCATGACGCTGCGCCAGTGGGTCTCCATGCTGCACCCCGATGAGCGCGCCCAGACCCTGCAGATCCATGGCCGGGCGATGGCCCAGCGCACGCTGCTGCGCACCCAGTACCGCATCCGCCGCGCAGGCGACGCGCAGGAGCGCTGGATCGAGGTGTGGGGGGAGTACAGCCAGGCATCGGATGCCGAGCCGCTGCTCATGACGGGCACGGTGCAGGACATCACCGAGCGCAAGCAGACCGAGGAGCAGCTCACGCGCTACCGCACGGCGCTCGAAGCCCAGGTGCGGCTGGACCCGCTGACCCAGGTGGCCAACCGCCTGGCCCTGGACGAGGCCGTGACGCACGAATGGAGCCGCGCGCTGCGCGAGGGCGCGGCGCTGGCGCTGCTGATGATCGACGTGGACCACTTCAAGGCCTACAACGACTACTATGGCCACGTGGCCGGCGACCAGTGCCTGCAGCGCGTGACGGTGGCGCTGTCGTCCGTGCTGGGGCGCGCGGGCGACCTGCTGGCGCGCTACGGGGGCGAGGAATTCGCCGTGCTGCTGCCGGGCGCCGATGCACCCTCGGCCCTGTCGGTGGCCCTGCGGCTCGAAGAGGCGGTGCGCGCGCTGGCCCTGGAGCACCGGGGCAGCGAGTGCTGCGGCAACGTCACCGTCAGCATGGGCGTGGCCAGCCTGCAGCCCGCGCAGTACGCCGGCGGCGACGGGCAGGCGCGCGCGGGCGTGGATGCCGCCCAGGCCTTGTTCCAGCAGGCGGACGCCGCCCTCTACACGGCCAAGCAGACGGGGCGCAACCGCGTGGTGCTGTATGGTGCGGACTGCATGGCGGCGCTGCACCCATCGGAGTGGGCGCCGCTCACTCCTGCCCGATTCCAATGA
- a CDS encoding ABC transporter substrate-binding protein — MFPLVLTRRACLARSLALCAAPAIAGAARAQERAARRTVVINLSLEPDSLDPTMAPSAAVGEVVHYNVLEGLTRIEEDGTVAPMLAKSWSVDATALHYTFRLHQGVRFHDGRPLDSAAVRFSFERAVAPGSTNKARKALFDNIAAVTTPDAHTVALTLRHPDPHLLFRLGEGTAVILHPATAAQAVDRPVGTGPYRVTHWERGHSLTLAKTDSYRHASRVRIEQATYRFVHDPLEQDAAMHADEIDLLFNFATQTVRRFQAHNRYQVLTGASTGKGMLALNQRRAPLNDVRVRRAITHAINREAFIRTVLGGRGVVIGSHFSPADAGYLHLASLYPYDPERARALLESAGVRTPLRLALALPPAPYAHEGGPVIAQDLARVGIVADIQRLSWQQWLNGPFKGRFDMTLINHVEPLDYQIYTDPDYYFGYDSPAFRALVQRHANASHPRERQQLFAQLQRHLAQDAVNAWIFAPQIGNVVRKGLRGVWMNYPIFAHDIAALSWE; from the coding sequence ATGTTCCCCCTCGTCCTGACCCGCCGCGCCTGCCTGGCCCGCTCGCTCGCGTTGTGCGCCGCACCCGCCATCGCCGGGGCGGCGCGGGCGCAGGAAAGGGCGGCCCGGCGCACCGTGGTGATCAACCTGTCGCTGGAGCCCGACAGCCTGGACCCCACGATGGCGCCCTCCGCCGCCGTGGGCGAGGTGGTGCACTACAACGTGCTGGAGGGCCTGACCCGCATCGAGGAAGACGGCACGGTAGCGCCGATGCTGGCCAAGTCCTGGAGCGTGGACGCGACGGCGCTGCACTACACCTTCCGGCTTCACCAGGGCGTGCGCTTTCACGACGGCAGGCCCCTGGACTCGGCGGCGGTGCGCTTCAGCTTCGAGCGCGCCGTGGCGCCCGGCTCGACCAACAAGGCGCGCAAGGCGCTGTTCGACAACATCGCCGCCGTCACCACGCCGGACGCGCACACCGTGGCGCTCACGCTGCGCCACCCCGACCCGCATCTGCTGTTCCGCCTGGGCGAGGGCACGGCCGTGATCCTGCACCCGGCCACGGCGGCCCAGGCCGTCGACCGGCCCGTGGGCACGGGCCCGTACCGCGTGACGCACTGGGAACGCGGCCACAGCCTCACCCTGGCCAAGACCGACAGCTACCGCCATGCCTCGCGGGTGCGCATCGAGCAGGCCACCTACCGCTTCGTCCACGACCCTCTGGAGCAGGACGCCGCCATGCACGCGGACGAAATCGACCTGCTGTTCAACTTTGCCACGCAGACCGTGCGGCGCTTTCAGGCCCACAACCGCTACCAGGTGTTGACAGGCGCATCCACGGGCAAGGGCATGCTGGCGCTGAACCAGCGCCGCGCCCCCCTGAACGACGTGCGCGTGCGCCGCGCCATCACGCATGCCATCAACCGTGAGGCCTTCATCCGCACCGTGCTCGGCGGCCGCGGCGTAGTCATAGGCAGCCACTTCAGCCCGGCGGACGCAGGCTACCTGCACCTGGCCAGCCTCTACCCCTACGACCCCGAGCGCGCCCGCGCCCTTCTCGAATCCGCCGGCGTGCGCACGCCGCTGCGGCTGGCCCTGGCATTGCCACCTGCCCCCTATGCCCACGAAGGCGGCCCCGTGATCGCCCAGGACCTGGCCCGGGTCGGCATCGTGGCCGACATACAGCGCCTGAGCTGGCAGCAATGGCTGAACGGCCCCTTCAAGGGGCGGTTCGACATGACCCTGATCAACCACGTCGAGCCGCTGGACTACCAGATCTACACCGACCCCGACTACTACTTCGGCTACGACAGCCCCGCCTTCCGCGCGCTGGTGCAGCGCCATGCCAACGCCAGCCATCCGCGCGAACGCCAGCAGCTGTTCGCGCAGCTGCAGCGCCATCTGGCGCAGGACGCCGTCAACGCCTGGATCTTCGCGCCCCAGATCGGCAACGTGGTGCGCAAGGGCCTGCGCGGCGTGTGGATGAACTACCCCATCTTCGCGCACGACATCGCCGCACTGTCGTGGGAATGA
- a CDS encoding EAL domain-containing protein yields the protein MKPSATSAVQPHWRRWHGALEHALSGLLIFALPCAMLVLSVLALQTWAPRYAHDAPLRLPMHVLEDSDAQLTAETARTALEHQPQVLLRDTHLAEAPFWFSFSVPPPGLDSPSVVEFPSRHLVRLACWGGRQLDSLGEADRVHQQGRLFDSQAGFGLRLQDLAPGMQVLCQAQLIGPGRLTVQQWDERALRTATRAFERNAGLLEGGIVLLALFVFITALINRNSTYVLFAVWLLINLRMGALSAGWDVQWLGHNVPVDWLIQGRPITLALLYVVTFVLFRSLFREELPKVGFQPLLNLTQWSCALMLVLSVALPYAQFLPLIWLFTAVGSLVLVFFLVRIVVITHSTVAAWYGASIGVTLLASGYEVVAAAFGLQTWIGSVNSVTAALSSSLLATMAIAAQMRQEHRQRVQAQTELEHTYNVIPLGLFTLDPQGHFIAANPALQAALGPAVLVPGRDHWDHYFDDTPWQRLLHSLNAQPVAEFEVRGRTDDPQLSQGRRFLVKASRAGGRIEGSLQDVTERALATERLQFLANHDPLTQVLNRNGVQAELERALQPAGPGQDQALALAYLDLDRFKLINDMFGHSAGDEVLRQVCSRVDEVLQGGMHLGRVGGDEFVILMPNTHLANATLICQDIVNSLGNRPYRVGDLSFQVHGSVGLIEVVRGSSAKDAVSTADRACREAKKKRGSHLVVFERDSCVFQEHEAEIRLAGLLSGSDEIEGLYLEMQPIMSLKEPHHSLNFEVLLRMRDPDGQEVPTTRLITAAENSGRMGVIDRWVLRQTLAWMREQHGKLKHTRFICMNLSGASLNDERFVQDVVRMLEQYADVAPRLCLEITESVALHDLENTRRFIAQVHGFGAKVALDDFGAGYTSFSYLKELRGDLLKIDGGFIVNMNEHPANVAIVEAIVGLARNLGMKTIAEWAEDSATVQTLAEIGVDYVQGFAIARSQPPERLLRMRSSADFVADADLLHYLLLQAWPAPSLFSDPKPGQSTH from the coding sequence GTGAAGCCTTCCGCAACCTCTGCCGTGCAGCCCCACTGGCGCCGTTGGCATGGCGCGCTGGAGCACGCCCTGTCGGGTCTGCTGATCTTCGCGCTGCCCTGTGCCATGCTGGTGCTGTCGGTGCTGGCTCTGCAGACCTGGGCACCTCGGTACGCCCACGATGCCCCGCTGCGCCTGCCGATGCATGTGCTCGAGGACTCCGACGCGCAGCTGACCGCGGAAACCGCGCGGACGGCGCTGGAGCATCAGCCGCAGGTGCTGCTGCGCGACACCCATCTGGCAGAGGCGCCGTTCTGGTTCAGCTTCTCCGTGCCGCCGCCAGGGCTCGACAGCCCCTCCGTGGTCGAATTCCCTTCGCGCCATCTGGTGCGGCTCGCCTGCTGGGGTGGCCGCCAGCTCGATTCGCTCGGTGAAGCGGATCGCGTCCACCAGCAGGGACGCCTGTTCGACTCGCAAGCCGGCTTCGGCCTGCGCCTGCAGGACCTGGCGCCCGGCATGCAGGTGCTGTGCCAAGCGCAGCTCATCGGTCCGGGCCGCCTCACGGTGCAGCAGTGGGACGAGCGCGCGCTGCGGACCGCCACCCGCGCGTTCGAGCGCAATGCGGGTCTGCTCGAAGGCGGCATCGTGCTGCTGGCGCTGTTCGTCTTCATCACCGCCCTGATCAACCGCAACTCCACCTACGTGCTGTTCGCGGTATGGCTGCTGATCAACCTGCGCATGGGCGCGCTGTCGGCCGGCTGGGACGTGCAGTGGCTGGGGCACAACGTGCCCGTCGACTGGCTCATCCAGGGGCGCCCGATCACGCTGGCGCTGCTCTATGTCGTGACCTTCGTGCTGTTTCGCTCCCTGTTCCGGGAGGAACTGCCCAAGGTGGGCTTCCAGCCGCTGCTGAACCTGACGCAATGGTCCTGCGCGCTGATGCTGGTCCTTTCCGTCGCGCTGCCCTACGCCCAGTTCCTGCCCCTGATCTGGCTGTTCACTGCGGTCGGCAGCCTGGTGCTGGTGTTCTTCCTCGTGCGCATCGTCGTCATCACGCACTCGACGGTGGCGGCCTGGTACGGCGCGTCGATCGGCGTGACCCTGCTGGCCAGCGGCTATGAGGTCGTGGCGGCGGCCTTCGGCCTGCAGACCTGGATCGGCTCGGTCAACAGCGTGACGGCCGCGCTCTCGTCGAGCCTGCTGGCCACCATGGCCATCGCGGCCCAGATGCGCCAGGAACACCGCCAGCGCGTGCAGGCCCAGACCGAGCTGGAACACACCTACAACGTGATTCCGCTGGGCCTGTTCACGCTGGACCCGCAGGGCCACTTCATCGCCGCCAACCCGGCGCTGCAGGCCGCGCTGGGCCCGGCCGTGCTGGTGCCGGGCCGCGACCATTGGGACCATTACTTCGACGACACCCCCTGGCAGCGCCTGCTGCACAGCCTCAACGCCCAGCCGGTGGCCGAGTTCGAGGTCAGGGGCCGCACGGACGACCCGCAGCTGTCGCAAGGCCGCCGCTTCCTGGTGAAGGCCTCGCGGGCGGGCGGACGCATCGAGGGCTCGCTGCAGGACGTGACCGAGCGCGCGTTGGCCACCGAGCGCCTGCAGTTCCTGGCGAACCACGACCCGCTGACCCAGGTGCTCAACCGCAACGGTGTCCAGGCCGAGCTGGAACGGGCGCTGCAGCCTGCGGGCCCGGGCCAGGATCAGGCCCTGGCGCTGGCCTACCTGGACCTGGACCGCTTCAAGCTGATCAACGACATGTTCGGCCACAGCGCCGGCGACGAGGTGCTGCGGCAGGTCTGTTCGCGTGTCGACGAGGTGCTGCAGGGCGGCATGCACCTGGGCCGCGTGGGCGGCGACGAGTTCGTCATCCTCATGCCCAACACCCACCTGGCCAACGCCACCCTGATCTGTCAGGACATCGTGAACAGCCTGGGCAACCGGCCCTACCGCGTGGGCGACCTGTCCTTCCAGGTGCATGGCTCGGTGGGCCTGATCGAGGTGGTGCGGGGAAGCTCGGCCAAGGACGCCGTGTCCACGGCCGACCGGGCCTGCCGCGAAGCCAAGAAGAAGCGCGGCAGCCACCTCGTGGTGTTCGAGCGCGACTCGTGCGTGTTCCAGGAGCACGAGGCCGAGATCCGCCTCGCGGGCCTGCTCTCGGGCTCGGACGAGATCGAGGGCCTGTATCTGGAGATGCAGCCCATCATGTCGCTCAAGGAGCCGCACCATTCGCTCAACTTCGAGGTGCTGCTGCGCATGCGCGACCCCGATGGACAGGAGGTGCCCACGACGCGCCTGATCACCGCGGCCGAGAACAGCGGCCGCATGGGTGTGATCGACCGCTGGGTGCTGCGCCAGACACTGGCCTGGATGCGCGAGCAGCATGGCAAGCTCAAGCACACCCGCTTCATCTGCATGAACCTGAGCGGGGCCTCGCTCAACGACGAGCGCTTCGTGCAGGACGTGGTGCGGATGCTGGAGCAGTACGCCGACGTGGCGCCCCGCCTGTGCCTGGAAATCACCGAGAGCGTGGCCCTGCACGACCTGGAGAACACCCGGCGCTTCATCGCCCAGGTGCACGGCTTCGGTGCCAAGGTGGCGCTCGACGACTTCGGCGCCGGCTATACCTCGTTCTCCTACCTGAAGGAGCTCAGGGGCGACCTGCTCAAGATCGATGGCGGCTTCATCGTGAACATGAACGAACACCCCGCCAACGTGGCCATCGTGGAGGCCATCGTGGGCCTGGCGCGCAACCTGGGCATGAAGACCATTGCCGAATGGGCCGAGGACAGCGCCACGGTGCAAACGCTGGCCGAGATCGGGGTGGACTATGTGCAGGGCTTCGCGATCGCCCGTTCGCAGCCGCCGGAGCGCCTGCTGCGCATGCGCTCATCGGCTGACTTTGTGGCAGACGCCGACCTTCTGCACTACCTGTTGCTGCAGGCGTGGCCTGCGCCGTCGCTGTTCAGCGACCCGAAGCCGGGCCAGTCTACCCATTGA
- a CDS encoding YchJ family protein yields the protein MSRTRTGAACPCGGGASLAACCGRYLDHFDSTPAPDAERLMRSRYTAFVLGRAGYLLATWHASRRPGSLDPDEGAKWLGLEVRSHRATAEDRAEVEFVARWRVGGRAVRLHERSRFVREQGRWYYVDGDLL from the coding sequence ATGAGCCGCACGCGCACCGGGGCCGCCTGCCCCTGCGGCGGCGGCGCATCCCTGGCCGCGTGCTGCGGCCGCTATCTCGACCATTTCGATTCCACACCCGCACCCGACGCCGAGCGCCTCATGCGCTCGCGCTACACCGCCTTCGTGCTCGGCCGCGCCGGCTACCTGCTCGCCACCTGGCACGCAAGCCGGCGCCCCGGATCGCTCGATCCCGACGAGGGCGCGAAATGGCTGGGCCTGGAGGTGCGCTCGCACCGCGCCACGGCCGAGGACCGCGCCGAGGTCGAGTTCGTCGCGCGCTGGCGCGTGGGCGGGCGCGCCGTGCGCCTGCATGAGCGCAGCCGTTTCGTGCGCGAGCAGGGGCGTTGGTATTACGTGGATGGCGACTTGCTTTGA
- a CDS encoding DUF4197 domain-containing protein → MPSRRAFISRTSVAALVLAAQRQAWALSIADLSNADAASGVKAALAKGAEAAVSLLGRTDGFLGNPQVRIGLPGQLEDTAKLMRKFGQGQRIDELVTTINRAAEAAVPMGKDLLVGAVQNMTVTDAKNILTGGDTAVTRFFAEKTRTPLGERFLPVVRQATEKVGLTQQYNAFAGKAAGFGLLRKEDANLAQYVTGKTLDGLYFMIGEEERKIRQDPMGTGSALLQKVFGAAR, encoded by the coding sequence ATGCCGTCGCGCCGTGCATTCATTTCCCGAACCAGCGTCGCCGCGCTCGTGCTGGCCGCGCAGCGCCAGGCATGGGCCCTGTCCATCGCCGACCTGTCGAATGCCGATGCCGCCAGCGGCGTGAAGGCCGCGCTCGCCAAGGGGGCCGAGGCCGCCGTGAGCCTGCTCGGGCGCACCGACGGCTTCCTGGGCAACCCGCAGGTGCGCATCGGCCTGCCGGGGCAACTGGAGGACACGGCCAAGCTCATGCGCAAGTTCGGCCAGGGCCAGCGCATCGACGAACTGGTCACCACCATCAACCGCGCGGCCGAGGCCGCCGTGCCCATGGGCAAGGATCTGCTCGTGGGCGCCGTGCAGAACATGACGGTGACAGACGCCAAGAACATCCTCACGGGCGGCGACACGGCCGTCACGCGCTTTTTCGCCGAGAAGACGCGCACGCCGCTCGGCGAGCGCTTCCTGCCCGTGGTGCGCCAGGCCACCGAGAAGGTCGGCCTGACGCAGCAGTACAACGCCTTCGCGGGCAAGGCCGCGGGCTTCGGGCTGCTCAGGAAGGAGGACGCCAACCTCGCGCAGTACGTCACGGGCAAGACGCTCGACGGCCTGTACTTCATGATCGGCGAGGAGGAGCGCAAAATCCGCCAGGACCCCATGGGCACGGGCAGCGCCCTGCTGCAGAAGGTGTTCGGCGCCGCCCGATGA
- a CDS encoding DUF421 domain-containing protein, with amino-acid sequence MFAMSVPWWEFALRGVAVYLFLLVFLRLTGKRQTGQYAPFDLVLLLILSNAVQNSMNAGDNSLVGGLISAATLIACHVALAHLVFRVPRLARLVDGRPQTLVQDGNLDRALMHRELLTPDDVAAALRAGGCLHLHEVERATLETNGTITVVLRRAGRGGTESGI; translated from the coding sequence ATGTTTGCAATGAGCGTGCCATGGTGGGAGTTCGCCCTGCGCGGAGTGGCCGTCTACCTGTTCCTGCTGGTGTTCCTGCGTCTCACGGGCAAGCGCCAGACGGGGCAGTATGCGCCGTTCGACCTGGTGCTGCTGCTGATCCTCTCGAACGCGGTGCAGAACTCGATGAACGCGGGCGACAACTCGCTCGTCGGCGGCCTCATCAGCGCCGCCACGCTCATCGCCTGCCACGTGGCGCTGGCCCACCTCGTCTTCCGCGTGCCGCGCCTGGCGCGCCTGGTGGATGGGAGGCCGCAGACGCTGGTGCAGGACGGCAACCTGGACAGGGCCCTCATGCACCGCGAGTTGCTCACCCCCGACGACGTGGCCGCGGCGCTGCGCGCCGGCGGCTGCCTGCACCTGCACGAGGTGGAGCGCGCCACGCTGGAGACCAACGGCACCATCACCGTGGTGCTGCGCCGCGCGGGGAGAGGCGGCACGGAATCGGGCATCTGA
- a CDS encoding IclR family transcriptional regulator: MSILGNVQRVLALFAAGATDLSFTEAATLLELPKSSTSHLLNQMVRYGLLDQHSTTRRYRPGALLGQAAHAAYVSSDFDDACREVLERLSARSGLTAYLSTLSGRETVVLQRLNGSFPVQVLSSPGSRRDATGTAMGRALLSRLAGPELAELFGTDGSAPLASPRQSGFARVDELLAGLASVAQARHAMVVDGAMPDIGAIAAAVRNPLDGELRGLCISFVPRLQPGADQIEGWRRLVLEETSALGRRIGDPFWRAAPAVSTTSSITEPTP, from the coding sequence ATGAGCATTCTTGGTAATGTCCAACGCGTTCTGGCACTTTTCGCGGCCGGAGCCACAGATCTGAGCTTCACCGAAGCGGCCACGCTGCTGGAACTGCCCAAGAGCTCCACCTCGCACCTGCTCAACCAGATGGTGCGCTACGGGCTGCTGGATCAACACTCCACCACGCGGCGCTATCGCCCCGGCGCCTTGCTCGGGCAGGCCGCGCACGCTGCCTACGTATCGAGCGACTTCGACGATGCCTGCCGCGAAGTGCTCGAGCGGCTGTCCGCGCGCAGCGGGCTCACGGCCTATCTGTCCACGCTGTCGGGGCGCGAAACCGTGGTGCTGCAGCGCCTGAACGGCAGCTTTCCCGTGCAGGTGCTCTCTTCGCCCGGCTCGCGCCGCGATGCCACCGGCACGGCGATGGGCCGCGCGCTGCTCTCGCGCCTTGCCGGGCCCGAACTCGCGGAGCTGTTCGGCACGGACGGCTCTGCGCCGCTCGCCAGCCCTCGCCAGAGCGGCTTCGCACGCGTGGACGAACTTCTCGCCGGCCTCGCCAGCGTGGCGCAGGCGCGCCACGCGATGGTGGTGGATGGAGCGATGCCCGATATCGGCGCCATCGCCGCCGCCGTGCGCAATCCGCTGGATGGCGAACTGCGCGGCCTGTGCATCTCGTTCGTGCCGCGTCTGCAGCCTGGAGCGGATCAGATCGAGGGCTGGCGCAGGCTCGTGCTCGAAGAAACGAGCGCGCTGGGCCGCCGCATCGGCGATCCGTTCTGGCGAGCCGCGCCTGCCGTCTCCACCACTTCCTCTATCACCGAACCTACGCCATGA
- the pepE gene encoding dipeptidase PepE, which translates to MNLLLLSNSTSDAGYLTHALPWIREWASHHDATGDALFVPFAGVTRTWDAYETLVAEALALLGLRVRSVHRLSDPVAAVQAARHVIVGGGNTFALLGHLRTTGLLEAIGARVRSGKASYLGWSAGANVACPTICTTNDMPIADPGGFGALGLVPVQINAHYTDAHPPGHRGETREQRLREFTTLRPDMPVLGLPEGTGLRVHGSRRAVLGAAGARRFHGPATPQWLAEGPLDHL; encoded by the coding sequence ATGAACCTGCTGCTGCTGAGCAATTCCACGAGCGATGCCGGCTACCTGACCCACGCCCTGCCGTGGATCCGGGAATGGGCCTCGCACCATGACGCCACGGGCGATGCCCTGTTCGTGCCTTTCGCGGGCGTCACGCGGACCTGGGACGCCTATGAAACCCTGGTCGCCGAAGCGCTTGCGCTCCTGGGGCTGCGCGTGCGCTCTGTGCACCGGCTGTCCGACCCGGTGGCTGCCGTGCAGGCGGCACGCCACGTGATCGTGGGTGGCGGCAATACCTTCGCTCTGCTCGGGCACCTGCGCACGACGGGGCTTCTGGAGGCCATCGGAGCGCGCGTGCGCAGCGGCAAAGCCTCCTACCTGGGCTGGAGCGCGGGCGCGAACGTGGCCTGTCCCACGATCTGCACCACGAACGACATGCCCATCGCCGACCCCGGCGGTTTCGGCGCCCTGGGCCTCGTGCCCGTGCAGATCAACGCCCATTACACCGACGCGCACCCGCCCGGCCACCGTGGTGAGACACGCGAGCAGCGCCTGCGCGAGTTCACCACGCTGCGGCCCGACATGCCCGTGCTGGGCCTGCCCGAAGGCACGGGCCTGCGCGTGCACGGCAGCCGCCGTGCCGTGCTGGGCGCGGCTGGCGCGCGCCGGTTCCACGGCCCCGCCACGCCGCAATGGCTGGCCGAAGGCCCCCTCGATCACCTCTGA